The Malus sylvestris chromosome 12, drMalSylv7.2, whole genome shotgun sequence genome contains a region encoding:
- the LOC126592944 gene encoding uncharacterized protein LOC126592944 isoform X6 codes for MIAVMDLNASPVPEEDEDAFENHIEYIAPEERIESGVDIARREREERRKRLKRERPDEKPVHVSQPPAYDSYQTKNPKVYDKSRLPNGWLDCPAAGQEISLMIPSKVPLGESYNDCVPPGKRYSFKQVIHQQRVLGRKLGLVIDLTNTSRYYLTSDLKKEGIKHVKIACKGRDSVPDNLSVNQFVYEVIQFLSRQKHSKKYILVHCTHGHNRTGYMIIHYLMRSLPISVTQALKIFADARPPGIYKPDYVDALYSFYHERKPDMVVCPSTPEWKTSEFDLNGEAVADDDDDDGGPAAPVNNESLDTNGLMTNDDILGDEIPWDQQEAMRQFCYQTLKLVNVGPRGNSQFPGSHPVSLNRENLQLLRQRYYYATWKADGTRYMMLITMDGCYLVDRNFNFRRVQMRFPCKHTNDGLAEKTHHYTLLDGEMVIDTVPDSQKQERRYLIYDMMAINYLSIIEIFVQANM; via the exons GAGCGTGAAGAAAGACGTAAGCGATTGAAACGAGAACGCCCAGATGAAAAACCAGTGCATGTTTCTCAACCCCCTGCATACGATTCATATCAAACAAAAAACCCCAAAGTTTACGACAAATCTAGGCTCCCCAATG GTTGGTTGGATTGTCCAGCAGCTGGTCAAGAAATATCTTTAATGATACCTTCTAAGGTGCCATTGGGTGAATCGTACAATGATTGTGTTCCTCCTGGTAAAAGATACTCATTTAAACAAGTGATTCATCAGCAAAGAGTTTTGGGAAGAAAA CTTGGTTTGGTGATTGATTTGACAAATACTTCTCGCTATTATCTAACATCAGATTTGAAGAAAGAGGGTATTAAGCATGTCAAG ATTGCGTGCAAGGGGCGGGATTCTGTGCCTGACAACCTCTCCGTAAATCAGTTTGTATATGAG GTTATACAGTTCCTGTCACGTCAAAAGCATTCGAAGAAATATATTCTTGTGCATTGTACACATGGGCACAATCGCACAGGGTATATGATCATCCACTACCTAATGCGCTCATTACCAATTTCAGTCACTCAG GCATTAAAAATTTTTGCGGATGCACGTCCTCCGGGAATCTACAAACCTGACTATGTTGATGCTTTATACTCATTCTATCATGAAAGAAAGCCTGATATGGTTGTCTGCCCCTCAACTCCTGAATGGAAGACTTCAGAGTTTGATCTTAATGGTGAAGCTGTTGCAGACGATGACGACGATGATGGGGGTCCTGCTGCTCCTGTAAATAAT GAGAGTTTGGATACAAATGGATTGATGACAAATGATGATATCTTGGGCGATGAGATACCTTGGGACCAGCAGGAGGCAATGCGGCAGTTCTGCTATCAAACTCTTAAGCTGGTTAATGTTGGG cCTAGAGGAAACTCGCAATTCCCAGGGTCGCACCCCGTGTCTCTTAACAG GGAGAACTTACAGCTGTTAAGGCAACGTTATTATTATGCTACATGGAAGGCTGATGGAACACGATATATGATGTTAATAACGATGGATGGGTGTTACTTGGTTGatagaaattttaattttagaagGGTCCAAATGAGGTTTCCCTGCAAACACACAAATGAT GGTTTAGCCGAGAAGACTCACCACTACACATTACTTGATGGTGAGATGGTAATTGATACCGTGCCTGATTCACAGAAGCAGGAGAGAAGATACCTGATCTATGATATGATGGCAATCAACTACCTTTCTATCATAGAG ATTTTTGTGCAAGCAAACATGTAA